A DNA window from Mycobacterium sp. IDR2000157661 contains the following coding sequences:
- a CDS encoding acyl-CoA dehydrogenase, producing the protein MPLASPGTISDEQLAVRELVRDWAAASSPVAAAREVEQGRQDAWRTAFDGLAQLGIFGVALPEEHGGADGTVEDLCAMVDEAAAALVPGPVTTTALATLVIDRPEVLAALASGERVAGMALSSQVRFVDGRASGTADFVLGADAAGVLLLPAVDTFVLVDATAGGVTIEPLQPTDFSRPLARVVLDDAPAQEVGVSAQTVSDIAAAVTAAEAAGLARWTLQTATEYAKVREQFGKPIGSFQAIKHMCAEMLLRSEQASVAAGDAARAAASALTGGDEHQLSIAAAVAAAVGVDAAKANAKDCIQVLGGIGITWEHDAHLYLRRAYGVAHFLGGAQRWLRRVAALTQQGTRRELGIDLGSVAEMRPEIASAAAEIAALPVEKRQAALADAGLQAPHWPKPYGRAAGPAEQLMIDQELAKAGVSRPDLVIGWWAAPTILEHGSAEQIERFVPPTLRGELLWCQLFSEPGAGSDLASLRTKAVRADGGWKLTGQKVWTSAAHKAQWGICLARTDADAPKHKGITYFLVDMKSAGLDIRPLREITGDNLFNEVFFDDVFVPDELVVGQVNDGWRLARTTLANERVAMSHGTALGNPMEELLEQVATLDFDVAGQDRLGELIVAAQVGSLLDQKIAELAVGGQDPGPQASARKLIGVRYRQALAEIRMELAEGAGVVDNQQVFDFLNTRCLTIAGGTEQILLTLAGERLLGLPR; encoded by the coding sequence GTGCCGCTCGCATCCCCGGGGACCATTTCCGACGAGCAGTTGGCCGTGCGCGAACTCGTTCGGGACTGGGCCGCCGCGTCGAGTCCCGTCGCGGCCGCCCGGGAGGTGGAGCAGGGCCGGCAGGACGCCTGGCGGACCGCATTCGACGGTCTGGCGCAATTGGGCATCTTCGGTGTCGCGCTGCCCGAGGAGCACGGCGGCGCCGACGGCACGGTCGAGGACCTGTGCGCCATGGTCGACGAGGCCGCGGCCGCGCTGGTGCCGGGGCCTGTCACCACGACCGCGTTGGCGACGCTCGTGATCGATCGGCCCGAGGTGCTTGCGGCGCTGGCGTCCGGTGAGCGGGTCGCCGGTATGGCTCTGTCGTCACAGGTGCGATTCGTCGACGGTCGCGCGTCGGGCACCGCGGACTTCGTGCTGGGCGCCGACGCGGCCGGGGTGCTGCTGTTGCCGGCCGTCGACACCTTCGTGCTCGTCGACGCGACGGCCGGCGGTGTCACGATCGAACCGCTGCAGCCCACCGACTTCTCCCGGCCGTTAGCCCGCGTCGTCCTCGACGACGCACCGGCACAGGAGGTAGGCGTCTCGGCGCAAACCGTCTCCGACATCGCGGCCGCGGTGACGGCCGCCGAAGCCGCCGGCCTGGCGCGCTGGACGCTGCAGACCGCCACCGAGTACGCCAAGGTGCGCGAACAGTTCGGCAAGCCGATCGGCAGTTTCCAGGCGATCAAGCACATGTGCGCCGAGATGCTGTTGCGCTCGGAGCAGGCATCGGTGGCAGCCGGTGACGCCGCGCGGGCCGCGGCCTCCGCGTTGACCGGCGGCGACGAGCACCAACTGTCGATCGCGGCGGCGGTCGCCGCCGCGGTCGGTGTCGATGCGGCGAAGGCCAACGCGAAGGACTGCATCCAGGTGCTGGGCGGCATCGGCATCACCTGGGAGCACGACGCGCACCTGTACCTGCGACGGGCCTATGGCGTCGCGCACTTCCTCGGTGGCGCGCAGCGCTGGCTGCGCCGGGTGGCTGCCCTGACGCAGCAGGGCACGCGCCGCGAACTCGGCATCGACCTCGGCTCGGTCGCTGAGATGCGGCCCGAAATCGCTTCGGCCGCAGCCGAAATCGCGGCGCTGCCGGTCGAGAAGCGGCAGGCGGCACTGGCCGACGCGGGTCTGCAGGCACCGCACTGGCCCAAGCCCTACGGCCGTGCTGCCGGCCCTGCCGAGCAGCTGATGATCGACCAAGAGCTGGCCAAGGCGGGTGTCTCACGTCCCGACCTCGTCATCGGATGGTGGGCCGCGCCGACGATTCTCGAGCACGGCAGCGCTGAGCAGATCGAGCGGTTCGTGCCCCCGACGCTGCGCGGCGAACTGCTCTGGTGCCAGCTGTTCTCCGAGCCGGGCGCGGGTTCGGACCTCGCGTCGTTGCGCACCAAGGCCGTCCGTGCGGACGGGGGCTGGAAGCTCACCGGCCAGAAGGTGTGGACCTCGGCGGCGCACAAGGCGCAGTGGGGCATCTGCCTTGCCCGTACCGATGCCGACGCACCGAAGCACAAGGGCATCACCTACTTCCTGGTCGACATGAAGTCGGCGGGCCTCGACATCCGGCCGTTGCGTGAGATCACCGGCGACAATCTGTTCAACGAGGTCTTCTTCGACGACGTCTTCGTGCCCGACGAGTTGGTCGTCGGGCAGGTCAATGACGGATGGCGGTTGGCCAGAACGACGCTGGCCAACGAACGCGTCGCGATGTCGCACGGCACCGCGCTGGGCAATCCGATGGAGGAACTGCTCGAGCAGGTGGCCACCCTGGACTTCGACGTGGCCGGCCAGGACCGGCTGGGCGAGCTGATCGTGGCGGCCCAGGTCGGGTCGCTACTGGATCAGAAGATCGCGGAATTGGCCGTCGGGGGCCAGGATCCCGGGCCGCAGGCCAGCGCCCGCAAGCTCATCGGGGTGCGCTATCGGCAGGCACTGGCCGAGATCAGGATGGAACTCGCCGAGGGGGCGGGTGTCGTCGACAATCAGCAGGTCTTCGACTTCCTCAACACCCGTTGCCTGACCATCGCCGGCGGCACCGAGCAGATCCTGCTCACCCTCGCCGGCGAACGCCTGCTCGGCCTGCCCCGCTAG
- a CDS encoding ferredoxin--NADP reductase, with translation MTDEPLGSHVLELELADVVEETPEARSLVFRVPDGPDDPEVPAERLRYAPGQFLTLRVPSDRTGSVARCYSLCSSPFTGDPMTVTVKRTADGYASNWLCDHAHTGMKIHVLAPSGTFVPKTLDTDFLLLAAGSGITPMMSICKSALAEGSGKVVLIYANRDENSVIFGTALQDLAAKYPDRFVVVHWLEAVQGLPSAAALAALAAPYAGHDAYICGPGPFMAAAEEALKNVGAPADHVHIEVFKSLESDPFAAVVIEEDDSDEGPATAVVTLDGQTHEVVWPRNAKLLDVLLDKGLDAPFSCREGHCGACAVLKKSGEVDMEVNDVLEQSDLDEGLILGCQARPRSDSVEVTYDE, from the coding sequence GTGACCGACGAGCCGCTCGGTAGCCATGTGCTCGAGCTTGAGCTGGCCGACGTCGTCGAGGAGACCCCCGAAGCCCGGTCGCTGGTATTCCGGGTCCCCGACGGCCCCGACGACCCGGAAGTGCCTGCCGAACGGCTGCGCTACGCGCCCGGTCAGTTCCTGACGCTGCGGGTCCCCAGCGACCGGACCGGGTCGGTGGCCCGTTGCTACTCGCTGTGCAGTTCGCCGTTCACCGGCGACCCCATGACCGTGACGGTCAAGCGGACGGCCGACGGGTATGCGTCGAACTGGCTGTGCGATCACGCGCACACCGGCATGAAGATCCACGTGCTTGCGCCGTCGGGCACCTTCGTGCCCAAGACGCTCGACACCGACTTCCTGTTGCTGGCCGCGGGCAGCGGCATCACGCCGATGATGTCGATCTGCAAGTCGGCGCTCGCCGAGGGGAGCGGCAAGGTGGTGTTGATCTACGCCAACCGCGACGAGAACTCGGTGATCTTCGGGACCGCGCTGCAGGATCTGGCCGCCAAGTACCCCGACCGATTCGTGGTCGTGCACTGGCTCGAGGCCGTGCAGGGGCTGCCGAGTGCCGCGGCGCTGGCGGCGTTGGCCGCCCCGTACGCCGGCCACGACGCCTACATCTGCGGTCCCGGACCGTTCATGGCCGCCGCCGAAGAGGCCCTCAAGAACGTCGGCGCGCCCGCCGACCACGTGCACATCGAGGTGTTCAAGTCGCTGGAGTCCGACCCGTTCGCCGCGGTGGTGATCGAGGAGGACGACAGCGACGAGGGTCCGGCGACCGCGGTGGTCACGCTGGACGGTCAGACCCATGAGGTGGTTTGGCCGCGCAACGCCAAGCTGCTCGATGTGCTGCTGGACAAGGGACTTGACGCCCCGTTCTCCTGTCGTGAGGGCCACTGCGGCGCGTGTGCGGTGCTCAAGAAGAGCGGCGAGGTCGACATGGAGGTCAACGACGTCCTCGAGCAGTCCGATCTCGACGAGGGTCTGATCCTGGGTTGTCAGGCCAGGCCGCGATCGGATTCGGTCGAAGTCACGTACGACGAATAA
- the kstR gene encoding cholesterol catabolism transcriptional regulator KstR: protein MAVLSESELGSEAQRERRKRILDATLAIASKGGYEAVQMRAVAERADVAVGTLYRYFPSKVHLLVSALGREFERIDAKTDRAALSGGTPYQRLNIMVGKLNRAMQRNPLLTEAMTRAFVFADASAAGEVDHVGKLMDSMFARAMSDGEPTEDQYHIARVISDVWLSNLLAWLTRRASATDVSKRLDLAVRLLIGDGEHPKI, encoded by the coding sequence GTGGCGGTGCTGTCCGAGTCGGAACTGGGTTCCGAGGCTCAGCGAGAGCGGCGCAAGCGCATTCTGGACGCCACGCTGGCCATCGCCTCCAAGGGCGGCTATGAGGCCGTTCAGATGCGGGCCGTCGCCGAACGCGCCGACGTCGCGGTCGGCACGCTGTACCGCTACTTTCCGTCCAAGGTGCACCTGCTCGTCTCGGCGCTGGGCCGGGAGTTCGAGCGCATCGACGCCAAGACCGATCGCGCCGCGCTGTCCGGCGGTACGCCCTACCAGCGGCTCAACATCATGGTCGGCAAGCTCAACCGCGCCATGCAGCGCAATCCGCTGCTGACCGAGGCGATGACGCGGGCGTTCGTGTTCGCCGACGCGTCGGCGGCCGGTGAGGTCGATCACGTCGGCAAGCTGATGGACTCCATGTTCGCGCGTGCCATGAGCGACGGCGAACCCACCGAGGACCAGTACCACATCGCGCGCGTCATCTCCGACGTCTGGCTGTCGAACCTGCTCGCCTGGCTCACCCGGCGAGCCTCGGCCACCGATGTCAGCAAACGGCTCGACCTGGCCGTGCGCCTGCTGATCGGTGACGGGGAACACCCTAAGATCTAG